The Sciurus carolinensis chromosome 5, mSciCar1.2, whole genome shotgun sequence genome segment CAGGAACGGGATCGTGCACCTGGACCTGAAGCCGGACAACGTGGTGGTGGATGCCAGCGGCAGGGCCAAGCTCATAGACTTTGGCCTGAGCACCAGATTCACGCCTGGGAGGAAGCTCAACAGGTTCTGGGGCACTCTCTTCTACGTTGCCCCTGAAATCGTCCGTGAGAAGTTATTCGAGGGCCCCCCGGCAGACGTCTGGAGCCTGGGGGTCCTCCTCTACGCTATGCTCACAGGCAGATGCCCGTTTGCGGCAAGCACCGACAGGAAGGTGAAGAGGCTCATCAGGCGGGGCACCTACCACATTCCCCAGCACGTCTCCGAGGACGCCCAGCGCCTCATCCGGGACATCCTCACCATCAACCCCAGGCAGAGGCCCACCATCGACCAGGTATTGGGGCACCCGTGGCTGACCCAGGGCGAGGAAGCTTCAGCCAGTCCTGCTTGCGAGGCGCTCCCCAAACTCCCCGATCCCGAAATTCTGGCAAAAATGGTCCGCCTGGGTTTCGACCACTACCACACCTGGGTGTCTGTGGTGAGTCGCAAATTCAACCACGCGATGGCGACCTATCGCATCCTGGAGAGTCAGAGAGGCCAGGGGGAGGCCTGGGCACCCCAGGTGAAGCCCGAGCAGCGCCCTGGCCCCGCGGAGCCCTGCCCCAAGAAGCTGCCCAGTGAGCCTGCCCTTCCCTTGCCCTGTGAGCAGCAGCAGCCCCGGGAGGCCAAGCAGCCCCAGCACAAGGCTGCTGCAAGTGCCAGCGTGCccgccctccctctctgcttcctccacGAGGACACACCCACTGCCAGCCTCACCTCCCAGCATGACCCTGTGCCCAGCCGCTCCTCCTCCCAAGGTCCCTCCACTGGCCAAGCCCCGGACAGCAGCCCGGGTTggaagagggtgaggaggaggatcgCCAAATGCCTCAGCCACCTCTGCTGCATCCCCTGCTTGCGTGGGCCACTGTCCAGAAAGAGAGTGGCTCCACTGGAAATGCCCAGTCCAGACTGACAGAACCGACGGACAGCCAGGAGAGCCTGCGCTGTGCCGATGCCGACTTCATGCTGTGCGAGCGAGTGAGGTGTGTCCACTGGTTCAGGCTTCTCTGCACGGATTCCCGAGCCGCGCCTCTGCATCCACCCAAAGACCCCTGCGCCCCCACCTGTGAAACCCATCGGACAGACTTTGCCCTGCGGAAACCTTCAGAGACTTTTCCTTGGGAcacttcccctgccctgccctttgTCCTGTTTCTCCCATGCtttgggagaagtttatttttttaatttattttttctttacaaattgtataataaaattgatgtttcaaagattttaaaaagatagttgggttttttgttgttttgtttcttttttaagagaGAGGTCTCAGGGCAAGGCCGGAGTCCAGCAGCTATCCTGTCCAAGGCCTGTACTGCCATGGTTCCCTCCACTGCTCACAGGATATACTTGCTCACCTTGAGCCAGGGTAGATGGGGACTCACTTGCCTTAAGCCAATGTAGATGGGGACTTGCAACTCTTGACGGAGTGTAGATGGAGATGCTCCCCTTGAGCCAGGGTAGACTTAATTCACTTTGAGCTGGTCACTGTGACCAGAAGGAACTCTTTTCCTGTTCCTCAGGCCCCACCTGAAGTGTGTGGGGAGGGTGGGTTGCAACTGTTGGAGGAGACATCCCTGGCAAGACCTTGGAGACCTTAGAGTGTTCGGTGGTTTCATCTCCACAATCCTATGTGCAGGAAAAGGAGGACTGGGTCAGTGCAGGGTGGGTCTGCCTGCAACAGTAACTGGTTGCCTCACCATGTGCCATGCAGCCTCCCCACCCAACAGCTTCTCCTGGTTGCTGCTGAAGGTGGTGGAAAGAGAATACTTGGGATTCCGGGAGTGGAGATGAGAAATCTCAGGGACACTCCTCACACAAATGCATAGTGCAGCCATGTGGAATTACTCgtgtctttttttctgttgacACTGAATTTTACACAGTGAAGTGCACACAAAAAGTAAGAAacgcaattatcaagaatacaagcaacaacaggtgttggcgagaatgtggggaaaatggtacactcatacattgctggtggggctgcaaattagtgcagccactctggaaagcagtgtggagattccttagaaaacttggaatggaaccaccatttgacccagctatcccactccttggcctacacccaaaggacttaaaatcagcatattacagagatacagccacatcaatgttcatagctgctcaattcacaatagccagattgtcgaaccaacctagatgccctccaattgatgaatggataaagaaactgtgatatatatatatatatatatatatatatacacacacacacatatatatacatttacatatacatatatatgtatatatatgtatatgtatatatatgtatacatatatatatgtatatatacacaatggaatattattcagccataaaagaatgataaaattatggcatgtacaggcaaatggatgaaattggagaatatcatgctaagtgagataagccaatcacaaaaaaccaaaggacaaatgatctctctgataagcagatgatgacacataatttggggtgggaggggttagtgttagggttaggtttagggttatggagaggggcaagaatggaggaaggaaggactgtatagagggaaaagaggggtgggaggggtggggggaagggaaaaacaacagaatgaatcaaataagattaccctatgtagatttatgattacacaaatggtatgcctttactccatgtacaaacagagaaacaacatgtatcccatttgtttacaataatgaaaaaaaaaaaaaggaaaaaaaaaaggtaagaaactCTCCCTTAGGACAGGAGGCTTCCTGCACCTTCCAACCCTGGCCTCTCTGCAGCTCTGGGACTCCCCAGGCTGCTGGCAGCTTCTCCTGCCCTTCCCTTTCTTGGTCACAAAAAAAGATGTGCCATGTGTCATTTTAATAGTTTTCCCTTTTTCACCTCAAgccaagaaaaaattttaagtaaaaatgcaCTGTTATGCTGTTTTAACCATATGTATTATTTGTGTCAGGAGTTAAAGAATAAGTCTTATCATGTTCATATAACAGATTTTCTCCAATCAAATTCATCCAGAAAATAGCTCTCAATATGTAAAATATAGCTGGGAgaatttgttttttgtggtgtttctttttgtttgttttcttctttgtcaaacaagttatatttaattgcttttgcttcaaatatattttaatccaacttacatgtttttttaattttttaattttttatactttatacatgacaatagaatgtatttatgcattttaataaatcatacataagtgtagtgtaatttctcatttttctgatt includes the following:
- the LOC124985754 gene encoding sperm motility kinase 4A-like; translation: MSCESSQSSVELRGQSSWYEPAFEDHYMVLKNIRAGGFAQVKLARHLLTGTEVAVKVLAKGVSNFCFLSEPDMMAGLDHPNVIHLFQVFQTKDYMYLVMEHAGGGELWDLIPETGGMQEEEARTLFRQIVRAVQHCHRNGIVHLDLKPDNVVVDASGRAKLIDFGLSTRFTPGRKLNRFWGTLFYVAPEIVREKLFEGPPADVWSLGVLLYAMLTGRCPFAASTDRKVKRLIRRGTYHIPQHVSEDAQRLIRDILTINPRQRPTIDQVLGHPWLTQGEEASASPACEALPKLPDPEILAKMVRLGFDHYHTWVSVVSRKFNHAMATYRILESQRGQGEAWAPQVKPEQRPGPAEPCPKKLPSEPALPLPCEQQQPREAKQPQHKAAASASVPALPLCFLHEDTPTASLTSQHDPVPSRSSSQGPSTGQAPDSSPGWKRKESGSTGNAQSRLTEPTDSQESLRCADADFMLCERVRCVHWFRLLCTDSRAAPLHPPKDPCAPTCETHRTDFALRKPSETFPWDTSPALPFVLFLPCFGRSLFF